The genomic window AACACCGGCTTCGCGCAGGCTGATCCGCAAGGTGTCCATGCGGGCGACGTCCATTCCGCGAAAATCCGTCACCGCCGCGAAAGTCGCGCGGGACGCTTTTTCGTGAAGGGCTTCAACGACCTTCTCTTTGTCTGATTTCTTCACAGTTTAAATTACACCTCCTCTCGTACTCCGTCGCACAGCGAGTGCGAAAGACCTACGTTTGCCGGGCCGCCAGGGCCTATAGAGGATCCCGAAAAACGATTTCCTGTCTCGGCAGGCGAACGCCCGAAAAAAAGAGCGCCCATTAAGCCCGTCAGCGCCTGCTGTCTTCGACGGAGATATTTGACGAACGGGTGGAATCCGCCGCTCCGCTTCGCTCCGTTCATTGAACCCGAAAGAGTCCGTTTTTTGAACCGGGGCTGGCGGGCCGGTAAATTTCCACCGCAAGATCGCCTTGTTAAAAGCCTCTTACTTCAAAACTTCCTTCACCGCGAGCGGATCGATCTTGACTCCGGGCCCCATGGTGCTGGAAACTGCGATGGTGCGAAGATAGGTGCCCTTGGCAGCGGAAGGCTTTAAGCGCATGATGGATTCGAAAAAGGCCGCCAGGTTTTCCACCAGCTTTTCCGGGCCGAACGAGACCTTCCCCAGGGGCGCGTGGACGATTCCGGCCTTGTCGACCCGAAAGTCGATCTTTCCGGCCTTGAGCTCGTTCACGGCGCGGGTGACGTCGGGCGTTACCGTGCCGGTCTTGGCGTTGGGCATGAGGCCGCGCGGGCCCAGAATCTTACCCATCTTGCCCACGAGTCCCATCATGTCCGGGGTGGCCACGGCCTTGTCGAATTCCAGCCAGCCGCCCTTGATCTTTTCCACGAGGTCTTCGGCGCCCACGAAGTCGGCCCCTGCCTCCAGGGCTTCCTTTTCCTTCTCGCCCTTGGCGAAAACCAGGACCCGTACGGTCTTTCCGGTTCCGTGGGGAAGAACGCAGGTTCCGCGAACCATCTGGTCCGCGTGGCGGGGGTCAACCCCCAGCCGCACCGCGACGTCCAGGCTTTCGTCGAACTTGGCGTGTGCTGCGGATACCGCAGCTTCTATGGCCGCCGGAACCTGATAACGCATCTCCCGGTCAACCTTTTGTTTTGCTTCGATGTGCTTCTTGCCTGTCTTTGCCATCTGTCCGCTCCCTGGTATCGCCGGTGTCAGACGATTTCAAGGCCCATGCTGCGGGCCGTTCCGGCGATGGTTTTCACCGCGCCTTCCAAATCCTTGGCGTTGAGATCCTCCATCTTCTGCTTGGCGATCTCGTTCACCTGAGCCGTGGTCACCTGCCCCTTCTTGATCTTCTTGGGGTCGGGGGAGCCCTTGTCCAGGCCGGCTGCCTTCATCAGAAGAATTGAGGCCGGAGGTGTCTTGGTGATGAAGGTGAAACTGCGGTCCTGGTAGACGGTGATCACGACCGGAATGATCATGCCCGGCTGGTCCGCCGTCTTGGCGTTGAACTGTTTGCAGAACTCCATGATGTTCACGCCATGCTGACCCAGAGCGGGACCGATGGGGGGGCTGGGATTGGCTTTGCCCGCCGACACTTGCAGTTTGACCTGCGCCATTATTTTCTTTGCCATGATTTCACTCGCTTATCCGAAATTACACCGTCTTGGCCTTAACGCCTGCGTAGCGTTGCCGGGCCGGGCGTCAAACCTTTATCACCTGGACAAATTCCAGTTCAACCGGGGTGGCCCGACCGAAAATGGAAACCAGGACCCGCACCTTGCCCTTTTCTGGGTTCACTGCGTCCACGGTTCCGTTGAAATTGGAGAAGGGGCCGTCAACCACGCGGATTTCGTCGCCCACATCAAATTGGTATTTGGGCTGGGGCTTCAACTTGCCAGCCTCGATCTGGTCCACTATCCGGGAGGCTTCCTCTTCGGAAAGGGGCGTGGGCCTGTCGTGTCCGCCCAAAAAGCCGGTCACCTTGGCGGTATCGTTGACCAGGTGCCAGGTTTCGTCGTCCAGGTCCATCTGTACGAGGATGTAGCCGGGGTAGAATTTGCGCTGGGAGGTCCGGCGTTTTCCCTTCACCATCTCAATGACCTGTTCGGTGGGCACCAGTACCTGCCCGAACTTGTCCTTGTGACGGGAAGATGCCACCCGTTCCTCCAGGGCCATCTTCACCTTGGACTCAAACCCTGAATAAACGTGGACAACATACCATTCCAAAGCCAACCCTAGCTCCCTTCACTTTTGGGGCGCAAAAACGGCGGCGAGGGAAAATGCTCCCCGCGCCGAATTGTTCAGCGCCCTCCTCCCAAGACCATTCGCACGAGGTACGCAAGCCCGCTGTCCGTCATTCCCAGAAACGAGGCTATGACAAGGACAAAAATTATCATGACTATGGTGGAACCTGTGGCTTGCTTCCGCGACGGCCAGGTCACCTTTTTCAGTTCCACCCTGACTTCGCGCAGAAACTGGATGGAGGCCGTGTAAAATTGCGGCGCCTTGAAAGAAGAGGCCTTGGGAACCTGAGACGCGGCCTTGCCGGCGAGCCTGGCCACGGCCTGACCCGCGCCGTCCTTGGCCCCTGCGCTCTGGCGTTCTTCGGCCTGGCCCGCAGTTCTCTCGCGGGTCTTTTTCTTCTGTTCCGGCGTTTTTTTTCTGAGGAGTTGTCCCATGCCTTTATCCAAACACCGAAAGCCCGGAAGCGAGTCTTTCGACTCTCACCGCTTCCGAGCCGTTATGTGTTGTTTGGCGGGCCAGGAGGGATTTGAACCCCCAGCCATCGGATTTGGAGTCCGCCGCTCTACCGTTAGAGCTACTGGCCCTAGCCATGAACCGGCAAAATGCCGGTAAGCCCTGCCTCTGTCCGCATTTGGCCCTTTTACCGGCTTTCGCGCCCTGCCCGAAAAAGGAGGCGCGCCCTGCCGGATATTTCAGGACCCCTTGCGGAGAAGCCCTATTTCGTTTCCCTGTGAACGGTATGACGACGGCAGAACCTGCAATACTTTTTGAACTCCAGGCGGTCCGGCGTGGTCCGCTTGTTCTTGTTCGTCTGGTAATTGCGCTGCTTGCATTCCATGCACGCCAGGGTAGCCTTGGTTCTCACGGCTTTCCTTCCCTTCGCCCCTGTGGGCGAATCCAACGTCTTGCGCCGCCTCTAAGATGCACCGACCGAGGCGTAACTTTGCGGCCTTCTTTGTCATCAAACAGCCGCCGGAAGCGGAGTCTCAAATGTTTTACAGCTGAGACTCCGCCCGGCGGTCAGACTGTTACGCTATGATCTCGGCAACCACGCCAGCGCCCACGGT from Deltaproteobacteria bacterium includes these protein-coding regions:
- the rpmG gene encoding 50S ribosomal protein L33; translation: MRTKATLACMECKQRNYQTNKNKRTTPDRLEFKKYCRFCRRHTVHRETK
- the secE gene encoding preprotein translocase subunit SecE, whose product is MGQLLRKKTPEQKKKTRERTAGQAEERQSAGAKDGAGQAVARLAGKAASQVPKASSFKAPQFYTASIQFLREVRVELKKVTWPSRKQATGSTIVMIIFVLVIASFLGMTDSGLAYLVRMVLGGGR
- the rplK gene encoding 50S ribosomal protein L11 yields the protein MAKKIMAQVKLQVSAGKANPSPPIGPALGQHGVNIMEFCKQFNAKTADQPGMIIPVVITVYQDRSFTFITKTPPASILLMKAAGLDKGSPDPKKIKKGQVTTAQVNEIAKQKMEDLNAKDLEGAVKTIAGTARSMGLEIV
- a CDS encoding 50S ribosomal protein L1, which gives rise to MAKTGKKHIEAKQKVDREMRYQVPAAIEAAVSAAHAKFDESLDVAVRLGVDPRHADQMVRGTCVLPHGTGKTVRVLVFAKGEKEKEALEAGADFVGAEDLVEKIKGGWLEFDKAVATPDMMGLVGKMGKILGPRGLMPNAKTGTVTPDVTRAVNELKAGKIDFRVDKAGIVHAPLGKVSFGPEKLVENLAAFFESIMRLKPSAAKGTYLRTIAVSSTMGPGVKIDPLAVKEVLK
- the nusG gene encoding transcription termination/antitermination protein NusG translates to MALEWYVVHVYSGFESKVKMALEERVASSRHKDKFGQVLVPTEQVIEMVKGKRRTSQRKFYPGYILVQMDLDDETWHLVNDTAKVTGFLGGHDRPTPLSEEEASRIVDQIEAGKLKPQPKYQFDVGDEIRVVDGPFSNFNGTVDAVNPEKGKVRVLVSIFGRATPVELEFVQVIKV